From the Micromonospora lupini genome, one window contains:
- a CDS encoding HAD family hydrolase, with protein sequence MLFDMDGTLVDSEKLWDVALQELAREYGGDLSADARRAIIGTAMAESMRILHDDLGQPERDPALSAAWINARILELFRTGLRWRPGAFDLLRAVRAAGTPTALVTSSPRALVEIALDTLGRDNFDVVVAGDEVVAAKPHPEPYLTAARLLGVAIERCVAIEDSPTGVASARASGAAVLAVPAEVPLPSLTGVHQVESLTGVGLELLAALAAERAGATG encoded by the coding sequence GCACCCTGGTCGACAGCGAGAAGCTGTGGGACGTCGCGTTGCAGGAGCTGGCGCGCGAGTACGGCGGTGACCTCTCCGCCGACGCCCGCCGGGCGATCATCGGCACCGCCATGGCCGAGTCGATGCGCATCCTGCACGACGATCTGGGGCAGCCGGAACGGGATCCGGCCCTCAGCGCGGCGTGGATCAACGCCCGGATCCTGGAGCTGTTCCGCACCGGTCTGCGCTGGCGGCCGGGGGCGTTCGACCTGTTGCGCGCGGTCCGCGCGGCGGGAACCCCCACCGCGCTTGTCACCTCCAGCCCGCGGGCGCTCGTCGAGATCGCCCTGGACACCCTGGGGCGGGACAACTTCGACGTGGTGGTAGCCGGTGACGAGGTGGTCGCCGCGAAGCCCCATCCGGAGCCCTACCTGACCGCCGCGCGGCTGCTCGGCGTGGCGATCGAGCGGTGTGTGGCGATCGAGGACTCACCGACCGGGGTGGCCAGCGCGCGTGCCTCCGGCGCGGCCGTGCTGGCCGTACCCGCCGAGGTGCCGCTGCCCAGCCTGACCGGCGTACACCAGGTGGAGAGCCTGACCGGTGTGGGCCTGGAGCTGCTCGCGGCCCTGGCGGCCGAGCGAGCCGGCGCGACCGGCTGA
- a CDS encoding ABC transporter permease, whose product MFRATLKSLLARKVRLILSGLAVVLGVMFVSGAFVLTDTLGRSFDSVFADGFSEIDVNVAAKPKLEVNEMEGEQTASPLPAAVVDRVKQVPGVAGATGIVNADGARVIGSNGKVVTSFGPPQLGENWIGESDLMQLREGRAPQTEDEIVLNKALATTAKVQVGQKVGVLTAFESKKRDFTLVGIMGYSGDRDSIGGVNEVFFTTPVAQRLMLGQPDTFSSITLRAADGVSDETLRDDVARTLGADFDVKTGEQVAADASASLKEGLSFFNKILLGFAAVALLVGTFLILNTFSIIVAQRTRELALMRAIGASGRQIIGSVVLEAIAVGLIASVLGLAAGIGVGALLAFLFGKLAGGLTLAGIGVPAAAVIGSFGVGLVITVVAALLPALRASRIPPIAAMQDVATPDRPLTKVTVAGAVVTGIGAVLLFLGLSGNAHGQTLATILGGVLFAFIGVALLTPLISRPVVSLLGAIFSWSVPGKLGRLNSGRNPRRTAITAAALMVGIALVTGVTVILDSAKGSISALAQDTIKAELVISGQQGGPRPPSFDPGVLDKAKALPGVRMVDGEYGDMARIDGESTWAAASSDIASLRQIFGAKATAGDIDRLGPTQMLASSDTAKGRGWSVGSTVKVQLTRGEALTYTISGIYESSQLTNPVTLPATAAKDFAIPQPIQGFIQLAPGTQVADVQPQVEALLADSPEVSVADRDAFIKQQTSSLDGLLTMIQILLALAIVIAVLGIINTLALSVLERTRELGLLRAIGLRRGQTMGMITVEAVVISVFGALLGVAVGSGLGAAVVEALKDEGITDLILPWGQMGVFLGLAAIIGVVAAVLPAVRAARINVLGAIAHD is encoded by the coding sequence ATGTTCCGGGCGACACTCAAGAGTCTGCTGGCCCGCAAGGTCCGGCTGATCCTGTCGGGGCTGGCGGTCGTGCTCGGGGTCATGTTCGTCTCCGGCGCGTTCGTGTTGACCGACACGCTGGGCCGCTCCTTCGACTCGGTCTTCGCCGACGGCTTCTCCGAGATCGACGTGAACGTCGCGGCGAAGCCGAAGCTCGAGGTCAACGAGATGGAGGGCGAGCAGACCGCCTCTCCGCTGCCGGCCGCAGTGGTGGACCGGGTCAAGCAGGTGCCGGGGGTGGCCGGGGCGACCGGCATCGTCAACGCCGACGGCGCCCGGGTGATCGGCAGCAACGGCAAGGTGGTCACGTCGTTCGGTCCGCCGCAGCTGGGCGAGAACTGGATCGGCGAGAGCGACCTGATGCAGCTGCGGGAGGGGCGCGCGCCGCAGACCGAGGACGAGATCGTCCTCAACAAGGCGTTGGCCACCACGGCGAAGGTGCAGGTCGGTCAGAAGGTAGGCGTGCTCACCGCGTTCGAGTCGAAGAAGCGGGACTTCACGCTTGTCGGCATCATGGGCTACAGCGGTGACCGGGACTCGATCGGTGGTGTCAACGAGGTCTTCTTCACCACGCCTGTGGCGCAGCGGCTGATGTTGGGTCAGCCGGACACGTTCAGCAGCATCACGCTGCGCGCCGCCGACGGCGTCTCGGACGAGACGCTGCGCGACGACGTGGCCCGTACCCTGGGCGCGGACTTCGACGTGAAGACCGGCGAACAGGTGGCTGCGGACGCCTCGGCCAGCCTGAAGGAGGGCCTGTCCTTCTTCAACAAGATCCTGCTCGGCTTCGCCGCGGTGGCGCTGCTGGTGGGCACCTTCCTGATCCTCAACACCTTCTCGATCATCGTGGCGCAGCGCACCCGCGAGTTGGCGCTGATGCGCGCCATCGGGGCCAGCGGTCGGCAGATCATCGGTTCGGTGGTGCTGGAGGCCATCGCGGTCGGGTTGATCGCGTCGGTGCTCGGCCTGGCGGCCGGCATCGGGGTGGGGGCGCTGCTGGCGTTCCTGTTCGGCAAGCTGGCCGGTGGGCTGACCCTGGCCGGGATCGGCGTGCCGGCGGCCGCGGTGATCGGGTCGTTCGGCGTCGGTCTGGTGATCACCGTGGTGGCGGCGTTGCTGCCGGCGCTGCGGGCGTCCCGGATCCCGCCGATCGCCGCCATGCAGGACGTGGCCACCCCGGACAGGCCGCTGACCAAGGTCACGGTGGCCGGGGCGGTGGTCACCGGCATCGGCGCGGTGCTGCTCTTCCTGGGGCTCAGCGGCAACGCCCATGGTCAGACCCTGGCCACCATCCTGGGCGGGGTGCTGTTCGCCTTCATCGGCGTGGCGCTGCTCACGCCGCTTATCAGTCGGCCGGTGGTGAGCCTGCTCGGGGCGATCTTCTCCTGGTCGGTGCCGGGCAAGCTGGGGCGGCTGAACTCGGGGCGCAACCCCCGCCGCACCGCGATCACCGCGGCCGCGCTGATGGTCGGCATCGCGCTGGTCACTGGCGTCACGGTGATCCTCGACTCGGCCAAGGGCAGCATCAGCGCCCTCGCCCAGGACACCATCAAGGCCGAGCTGGTGATCTCCGGCCAGCAGGGTGGGCCGCGTCCGCCGAGCTTCGACCCGGGCGTCCTGGACAAGGCCAAGGCCCTGCCCGGCGTGCGGATGGTCGACGGCGAGTACGGCGACATGGCCAGGATCGACGGCGAGAGCACGTGGGCGGCGGCGAGCAGCGACATCGCGTCGCTGCGGCAGATCTTCGGCGCGAAGGCCACCGCCGGTGACATCGACCGGCTCGGGCCGACCCAGATGCTCGCCAGCTCCGACACGGCCAAGGGCCGGGGCTGGTCGGTGGGCTCGACAGTGAAGGTGCAGCTGACCCGGGGCGAGGCCCTGACGTACACGATCAGCGGCATCTACGAGTCGTCGCAGCTGACCAACCCGGTGACGCTGCCGGCGACAGCGGCGAAGGACTTCGCCATCCCGCAGCCCATCCAGGGTTTCATCCAACTGGCGCCCGGCACTCAGGTGGCAGACGTGCAGCCGCAGGTGGAGGCGCTGCTCGCGGACAGCCCCGAGGTGTCGGTGGCCGACCGGGACGCGTTCATCAAGCAGCAGACGAGTTCGCTCGACGGGCTGCTCACGATGATCCAGATCCTGTTGGCCCTGGCCATCGTGATCGCCGTCCTGGGCATCATCAACACCCTGGCGCTGTCGGTGCTGGAGCGGACCCGGGAACTGGGCCTGCTGCGGGCCATCGGTCTGCGCCGTGGGCAGACCATGGGCATGATCACGGTCGAGGCGGTGGTGATCTCCGTGTTCGGCGCGCTGCTGGGCGTGGCGGTCGGCAGCGGCCTCGGCGCCGCAGTGGTCGAGGCGCTCAAGGACGAGGGCATCACCGACCTGATCCTGCCCTGGGGGCAGATGGGCGTCTTCCTCGGTCTCGCCGCGATCATCGGGGTGGTCGCCGCGGTGCTCCCCGCCGTGCGGGCGGCCCGGATCAACGTCCTGGGCGCGATCGCCCACGACTGA